One window of Salminus brasiliensis chromosome 16, fSalBra1.hap2, whole genome shotgun sequence genomic DNA carries:
- the znhit2 gene encoding zinc finger HIT domain-containing protein 2, with translation MEQMIRWRVPASVRTLLTDIGPREEELRDWAEPEPVTRDRISLPIQTASEALLSPAGTDIAAPRPCGLCLSKPSCYTCPRCNVPYCGLGCYRGPAHSGCSEEFYKECVSEELKRCGEMGEEGRAGMQEILLRLRSAAAVDGGVVNALKGLEEESGAGAVELDVEALELLTRLAELQASGSEERLGEVEEILQKLKKVEEGGQGEEEDEEEDLAWKLSGVNIDSLTEEELWNLLPSRDKERFEGLVMGGGIAGLVALWRPWWERHEQNTRTFIEELKSKEEDEEQASEQEEGKSSMGTQTNVTQLVQTDQRPPQVRQGLKKQNRSKTRSGSSSAPPVSTKIPPLHKFSSSPSPLVQFSVVNTLYGYAFSLRLFNGDISELEQLLDFCRTVLEISESLSSGRVFSSLPEALEGGAIAVSTARHFDRDDPEAPVRTLEAVAHILTGQSTDDPTGYSLSALSQLRLALREARASSPKEEEKQRRIFFLAGKKCEFFQSWVKENGEAVRSSARQAWREYSRKRAERETLERERKEVEEGLKKRRGKTLIEEI, from the coding sequence ATGGAGCAGATGATTAGGTGGAGGGTTCCTGCGAGTGTGCGGACGTTACTGACCGACATCGGCCCCAGGGAGGAAGAGCTGAGAGACTGGGCAGAACCGGAACCTGTCACCAGAGACAGGATCTCCCTTCCTATCCAAACTGCATCAGAAGCTCTGCTGAGTCCGGCCGGGACGGACATCGCAGCCCCCAGACCCTGCGGACTCTGCTTATCCAAACCCTCCTGCTACACCTGCCCCAGATGCAACGTCCCGTACTGTGGACTTGGCTGCTACCGCGGCCCGGCTCACTCTGGGTGCTCGGAAGAGTTCTATAAGGAGTGTGTGTCCGAGGAGCTGAAGCGCTGCGGTGAGATGGGAGAAGAAGGACGGGCTGGTATGCAGGAGATCCTCCTGAGGCTGAGGAGTGCCGCGGCCGTGGACGGGGGGGTGGTGAATGCGCTGAAAGGTCTGGAGGAGGAGAGCGGGGCAGGCGCGGTGGAGCTCGACGTGGAGGCGCTGGAGCTGCTGACCCGACTAGCAGAACTACAAGCCAGCGGCAGTGAGGAACGACTCGGGGAGGTTGAGGAGATCCTGCAGAAACTGAAGAAGGTGGAAGAAGGTGGTCAGGgtgaggaggaagatgaggaggaggatctGGCATGGAAGCTCTCAGGTGTGAATATTGACTCTCTAACAGAAGAGGAACTGTGGAACCTTCTGCCGTCCCGGGACAAGGAGCGCTTTGAGGGGCTGGTGATGGGAGGAGGTATTGCAGGCTTGGTGGCGCTGTGGAGGCCGTGGTGGGAAAGACACgaacagaacaccagaacatTTATAGAGGAGCTAAAGTCaaaggaggaggatgaagaacAAGCGAGTGAACAGGAAGAAGGAAAGAGCTCGATGGGAACACAGACAAACGTTACTCAACTAGTTCAGACAGATCAGCGCCCCCCGCAGGTCAGACAGGGCCTTAAAAAACAGAACAGGTCAAAAACGAGGAGTGGCTCCAGCTCTGCTCCACCAGTCAGCACTAAAATCCCACCACTCCACAAATTCTCCTCAAGCCCTTCCCCTCTTGTCCAGTTCAGCGTGGTCAACACCCTTTACGGCTACGCCTTCTCTCTCCGCTTGTTTAATGGAGACATTTCTGAGTTGGAGCAGCTGCTGGACTTCTGCCGGACCGTTTTGGAGATTTCAGAGAGTCTGAGCTCGGGCCGGGTGTTTTCCTCTCTTCCCGAAGCTCTAGAGGGCGGCGCTATTGCCGTCTCCACAGCAAGACACTTTGACAGAGACGATCCGGAGGCTCCCGTCCGAACCTTAGAGGCTGTGGCTCACATTCTGACTGGACAGAGTACAGATGACCCAACAGGCTACTCCCTGTCCGCTCTGTCGCAGCTCCGGCTGGCGCTCAGGGAGGCCCGAGCCTCCAGTCCcaaagaggaggagaagcagAGGAGGATTTTTTTTCTGGCAGGAAAGAAGTGTGAGTTTTTTCAGTCGTGGGTGAAGGAGAACGGCGAGGCGGTGAGGAGCTCAGCGAGGCAGGCATGGAGAGAGTACAGCCGGAaacgagcagagagagagacactggagAGGGAAAGGAAAGAGGTGGAGGAAGGActgaagaagaggagagggaaaacgCTGATAGAGGAGATttga
- the tm7sf2 gene encoding delta(14)-sterol reductase TM7SF2: MKLNKHKAARHTEMEFGGTLGATCIPVFLPLTVLYLLSVCRTPSGALLQWPPPLPHSAFLWDPLTAVIIAGWIGLQSALYLLPVGKVSEGLVLRDGSRLKYPINGFHALCVTAALLAVCVSLGMPLGYLFDLMLPLAVCAIGVSYLLALYLYIRSFWTPAHALALGGNTGNPLYDFFIGRELNPRIGSFDLKFFCELRPGLIGWVVLNVAMLMKEVELRDAPSLAMLLVNGFQLLYVTDALWNEEAVLTTMDIVHDGFGFMLAFGDLAWVPFTYGLQAMFLVIHPQSLSPPTALGIILLNGLGYYIFRKSNSQKNQFRRDPAHRSVVHLETIATATGKHLLVSGWWGFVRHPNYLGDILMALAWSLPCGVSHILPYFYVIYFSILLIHREARDERQCRAKYGLAWDTYCRRVPYRIIPYIY, encoded by the exons ATGAAGCTGAACAAACACAAAGCAGCCCGACACACAGAGATGGAGTTTGGGGGAACCTTGG GTGCAACCTGTATACCTGTGTTCCTCCCCCTGACGGTTCTCTACCTGCTCAGTGTGTGTCGGACTCCAAGTGGTGCCCTGCTGCAGTGGCCCCCCCCTCTGCCCCACTCTGCTTTCCTGTGGGACCCTCTCACTGCTGTTATCATCGCCGGCTGGATTGGCCTACAGAGCGCCCTCTACCTGCTGCCTGTGGGCAAG GTATCGGAGGGGTTAGTTCTGAGAGACGGATCCAGGCTGAAATATCCCATCAATG GTTTCCACGCGCTGTGTGTGACGGCCGCgctgctggctgtgtgtgtgagtttggggATGCCGCTTGGTTACCTGTTCGATCTGATGCTGCCGTTGGCGGTGTGCGCGATCGGTGTGTCGTACCTGCTGGCCCTCTACCTGTACATCCGATCCTTCTGGACACCTGCACACGCTCTCGCACTCGGAGGAAACACAG GGAACCCTCTGTATGATTTCTTCATTGGTCGAGAGCTGAACCCTCGAATCGGCTCTTTTGACCTGAAGTTCTTCTGTGAGCTGAGGCCCGGGTTAATCGGCTGG GTGGTGTTGAACGTGGCGATGCTGATGAAGGAGGTGGAGCTCAGAGATGCTCCATCTCTGGCGATGCTGCTGGTCAACGGGTTCCAGCTGCTTTACGTGACGGACGCCCTGTGGAATGAG GAGGCCGTGCTAACCACCATGGACATCGTGCACGACGGGTTCGGGTTCATGCTGGCCTTTGGGGATTTAGCGTGGGTTCCCTTCACGTACGGCCTGCAGGCCATGTTCCTGGTGATCCACCCGCAGTCTCTCAGTCCGCCCACTGCACTCGGGATCATCCTGCTGAACG GACTCGGTTATTATATCTTCCGTAAATCCAATTCTCAGAAGAACCAGTTCAGGAGAGACCCCGCTCACAGAAGTGTTGTGC ATTTGGAGACTATCGCCACGGCAACAGGAAAGCACCTGTTAGTGTCTGGCTGGTGGGGTTTCGTCAGACACCCAAACTACCTGGGAGATATCCTGATGGCGCTGGCCTGGTCCCTGCCCTGCG GCGTTTCCCACATTCTCCCATATTTCTACGTCATTTATTTCTCCATCCTGCTCATCCATCGGGAGGCGCGAGATGAGCGGCAGTGCAGAGCCAAATACGGGCTGGCCTGGGACACCTACTGCAGGCGGGTTCCCTACAGGATCATCCCCTACATTTACTGA